Proteins from one Cicer arietinum cultivar CDC Frontier isolate Library 1 chromosome 3, Cicar.CDCFrontier_v2.0, whole genome shotgun sequence genomic window:
- the LOC101494248 gene encoding uncharacterized protein, with translation MDETIIDERSLRALLAAGIETIKVEEHIIEVRPALRMLFNYEKFWSELRKDNLEFITRDETDDPLSLRKVMGISSLHEKLYLGEASKVGYTDAPAASPFLVEVGEILVDEKDMGSTSRNELREGCFVLLKGDGTIDARSLHEIEEKLKKDYIQKKKEEEEEGRQNNRLEVEEGPDLANRHSLFFLRDWENSICEPKPFMRSVADCVVRIDPKSRALLIISSGGVQSYMAKILNTPFENGNIPQIQSSKLSIKEAFFTYFQEMTYITLFMVCYTIAWILILPLRPAGVKFFLVLLLVYVPVSYLPELVANASGEHYVTCGSLKLPLMFFKTLGAFGISLIWGLLAFLVVYLNWRFIYKETPTRVEEVEAEAEVEVEVEVEADLDPILPVV, from the exons ATGGATGAAACCATCATTGATGAAAGATCATTGCGTGCTTTGTTAGCTGCAGGGATAGAAACCATCAAAGTGGAAGAACACATCATTGAAGTCAGACCG GCTTTGAGAATGTTATTTAACTATGAGAAATTCTGGTCTGAACTCCGCAAGGATAATCTTGAGTTTATCACTAGGGATGAAACCGATGATCCTCTATCACTTCGTAAG GTTATGGGAATTTCATCTCTCCATGAAAAACTCTACTTGGGCGAAGCATCCAAGGTTGGATACACTGATGCTCCAGCAGCTTCACCATTTCTTGTG GAGGTGGGAGAGATTCTAGTGGATGAAAAGGATATGGGAAGTACATCTCGCAATGAATTGAGGGAGGGTTGTTTTGTGCTTCTAAAGGGGGATGGAACCATTGATGCTCGATCACTTCACGAG ATAGAAGAAAAATTGAAGAAAGATTATatccaaaaaaagaaagaagaagaagaagaagggagACAAAATAACCGATTAGAGGTGGAGGAAGGACCTGATCTG GCAAATCGTCATTCTTTATTCTTCTTGAGGGACTGGGAAAACTCGATATGCGAACCTAAGCCTTTTATGCGTTCTGTAGCTGATTGTGTGGTTCGTATTGATCCAAAGTCTCGTGCCCTTCTAATAATCTCAAGCGGTGGCGTCCAAAGTTACATGGCAAAAATTTTGAACACTCCATTTGAAAATGGAAACATACCACAAATACAATCATCAAAATTAAGTATCAAAGAAGCATTTTTTACTTACTTCCAAGAAATGACATATATCACATTGTTCATGGTATGCTACACTATAGCTTGGATACTAATTTTACCACTACGACCAGCTGGGGTGAAGTTTTTTTTGGTGCTACTATTGGTCTATGTACCCGTCTCATATCTACCCGAGCTTGTAGCTAATGCTTCCGGAGAACATTATGTGACTTGTGGCTCATTAAAACTTCCTctaatgttttttaaaactttAGGGGCTTTCGGTATTTCCCTTATTTGGGGTTTATTGGCATTTTTAGTGGTTTATTTAAATTGGAGGTTCATATATAAAGAGACACCAACAAGAGTTGAAGAGGTTGAGGCTGAGGctgaggttgaggttgaggttgaggttgaggcTGACTTGGATCCTATATTACCTGTGGTTTAG
- the LOC101494553 gene encoding uncharacterized protein has product MSFQIPRDQVKGDTILLIDEFLFAMIVRSPSDQMNPDEVIIGFPLEYDSFFNYFIDFLRAELPRYHVTVLPGNMLLITCMEKESQRSITGNRSSQLDNNESCVLVKLHCSHTNVTRNLESQHGYNYHYNQNKRKKIVRRLSSFLVSIILLLGFIFNISIQFSVNQLQPLHKEHVGRLSIRPSLFVLFYFMVLVCAIVVMILVGGAFSSVQKAMLIFWLTLMHLKSANSITEMLFPLAGGVFIGWYAFSK; this is encoded by the exons ATgagttttcaaattccacgtGACCAGGTTAAAGGTGATACGATTCTTTTAATTGATGAATTTCTTTTTGCTATGATTGTCCGTTCACCCTCAGATCAAATGAATCCTGATGAAGTGATCATAGGGTTTCCTCTTGAGTATGATTCTTTCTTCAATTATTTC ATTGATTTCCTGAGGGCTGAGCTTCCACGATACCATGTTACAGTACTCCCTGGAAATATGCTCCTAATTACTTGCATGGAGAAAGAGAGTCAGAGAAGCATAACAGGAAACAGGTCTTCCCAGCTTGATAACAATGAATCATGTGTTCTTGTCAAACTGCATTGCTCTCATACAAATGTAACAAGAAACCTTGAGTCTCAGCATGGCTATAACTACCATTACAATCAAAACAAACGGAAGAAAATCGTGCGCCGACTCTCATCTTTTCTAGTCTCAATCATTCTCTTGCTTGGTTTTATCTTCAACATATCGATCCAGTTTTCAGTTAACCAACTCCAGCCACTGCACAAAGAACACGTTGGCCGCCTTTCCATACGGCCTTCCTTGTTCGTCTTGTTCTATTTTATGGTGTTGGTTTGTGCTATTGTTGTAATGATTCTTGTTGGTGGAGCATTTTCTTCTGTGCAGAAAGCTATGCTTATCTTTTGGCTCACTTTGATGCATCTTAAATCAGCTAACTCAATCACTGAAATGCTTTTTCCATTAGCCGGTGGAGTTTTTATAGGGTGGTATGCTTTTTCCAAATGA